A single Desulfovibrio piger DNA region contains:
- the hydF gene encoding [FeFe] hydrogenase H-cluster maturation GTPase HydF yields MNESPKALRLHIGLFGRRNAGKSSLLNALVGQDVAIVSPTPGSTADPVEKTLEMAPLGPVVFLDTAGLDDLDAPLGARRVERSLRAMRRVDVALLVLDGPCWEAVENDTAARLAAAGIPFAVVVNSRGAADACDAAWRPADLAAMVPVLWASAREGWGLEGIRAALARLAPAGTLKQPPLVHDLLPEHGTLLLVVPLDSGAPQGRLILPQVQTIRDSLDGRCLCLVVTEEQLPQAFAALREPPDLVVCDSQVVHVAARLTPPSVPLTTFSILMARAKGDLVALARGAAALTRLRPGQTVLVQEACSHHAQKDDIGRVKIPRLLARLAGGPVETPMLAGKEFTEYAGDAAAVVHCGACAITRGQMLARLDEARAHGLPMTNYGMCISLAQGVLERVLSPFPEALAAWRAQAQLPG; encoded by the coding sequence ATGAACGAAAGTCCCAAGGCCCTGCGCCTGCACATCGGCCTGTTCGGGCGGCGCAATGCAGGCAAGTCTTCCTTGCTCAACGCGCTGGTGGGGCAGGACGTGGCCATCGTTTCCCCCACGCCGGGCAGCACGGCGGACCCGGTGGAAAAAACGCTGGAGATGGCGCCCCTGGGACCGGTGGTCTTTCTGGATACGGCCGGGCTGGACGATCTGGATGCCCCGCTGGGGGCCCGGCGGGTGGAGCGCAGCCTGCGGGCCATGCGCCGGGTGGACGTGGCCCTGCTGGTGCTGGACGGTCCCTGCTGGGAGGCTGTGGAAAACGACACCGCCGCCCGTCTGGCCGCTGCGGGCATCCCCTTTGCCGTGGTGGTCAACAGCCGCGGGGCGGCGGACGCCTGTGATGCGGCATGGCGCCCTGCGGACCTTGCCGCGATGGTCCCCGTGCTCTGGGCCTCGGCCCGGGAAGGCTGGGGACTGGAGGGCATCCGGGCCGCGCTGGCCCGTCTGGCTCCGGCCGGGACCCTGAAGCAGCCGCCGCTGGTGCATGACCTGCTGCCGGAACACGGCACGCTGCTGCTGGTGGTGCCGCTGGATTCCGGGGCGCCGCAGGGCCGTCTCATCCTGCCGCAGGTGCAGACCATCCGGGACAGCCTGGACGGCCGCTGCCTGTGCCTTGTGGTGACGGAAGAGCAGTTGCCGCAGGCCTTTGCCGCCCTGCGGGAGCCGCCTGATCTGGTGGTCTGCGATTCGCAGGTGGTGCATGTGGCCGCGCGCCTGACGCCGCCGTCCGTGCCCCTGACTACGTTCTCCATCCTCATGGCCCGCGCCAAGGGCGACCTGGTGGCCCTGGCCCGGGGGGCGGCGGCCCTGACCCGTCTGCGGCCCGGCCAGACCGTGCTGGTGCAGGAGGCCTGCTCGCACCATGCGCAAAAAGATGACATCGGCCGCGTGAAGATCCCGCGTCTGCTGGCCCGGCTGGCCGGCGGCCCCGTGGAGACCCCCATGCTGGCCGGCAAGGAATTCACCGAATATGCGGGAGACGCGGCCGCGGTGGTGCACTGCGGCGCCTGCGCCATCACGCGCGGCCAGATGCTGGCCCGGCTGGACGAAGCCCGGGCCCACGGGCTGCCCATGACCAATTACGGCATGTGCATCTCGCTGGCGCAGGGCGTGCTGGAACGCGTGCTCTCTCCCTTCCCGGAAGCGCTGGCCGCCTGGCGTGCCCAGGCGCAGCTGCCGGGATAA
- the hydE gene encoding [FeFe] hydrogenase H-cluster radical SAM maturase HydE, with amino-acid sequence MPESAPPSSPVTASPEAARSSAAPTSIPALSRAEVRELLFDLPWPELRALAHQCRLRHKGRHVHVRGLLEFSNVCRRNCRYCGLRHENRHLARYSLSAAELLRAASQAVAAGVDTLVLQSGETARNPLWLAQVVRGLKERFGLPVTLSVGEQPREWYALWREAGADRFLLKHETADARLYAALHPGYRLADRLRALSWLAELGYEVGSGFMVGVPGQRPESLVDDILLVRDMRVAMCGAGPFVPQADTPLGRQPRGSTELCLRVMAVLRLALPWANLPATTALASLRPEDGQRQGLAAGGNVLMPSFTPAARRAAYRIYDHKAVVDMDAVRRAIAGAGLEHALPEAWAGEEGRF; translated from the coding sequence ATGCCGGAATCCGCACCGCCGTCCTCCCCCGTGACGGCCAGTCCCGAGGCCGCCCGTTCTTCAGCTGCCCCCACGTCCATCCCCGCCCTTTCCCGGGCCGAAGTGCGCGAGCTGCTTTTCGACCTGCCCTGGCCGGAATTGCGGGCCCTGGCGCACCAGTGCCGTCTGCGGCACAAGGGGCGGCATGTGCATGTGCGCGGTCTGCTGGAGTTTTCCAATGTCTGCCGCCGCAACTGCCGCTATTGCGGCCTGCGCCACGAGAACAGGCACCTGGCCCGCTACAGCCTGTCGGCGGCGGAGCTGCTGCGGGCCGCGTCGCAGGCCGTGGCCGCCGGGGTGGACACGCTGGTGCTGCAATCGGGCGAGACGGCCCGCAACCCCCTCTGGCTGGCCCAGGTGGTGCGCGGCCTCAAGGAGCGCTTCGGCCTGCCCGTGACCCTGAGCGTGGGCGAGCAGCCGCGCGAATGGTACGCCCTGTGGCGTGAGGCCGGGGCCGACCGCTTCCTGCTCAAGCACGAGACCGCCGATGCCCGTCTCTATGCCGCCCTGCATCCCGGCTATCGGCTGGCCGACCGGCTGCGGGCCCTCTCCTGGCTGGCGGAACTGGGCTATGAGGTGGGCTCCGGCTTCATGGTCGGCGTGCCCGGCCAGCGCCCCGAAAGTCTGGTGGACGACATCCTGCTGGTGCGGGACATGCGCGTGGCCATGTGCGGGGCCGGGCCCTTCGTGCCCCAGGCCGACACCCCTCTGGGGCGGCAGCCGCGCGGCTCCACGGAGCTGTGCCTGCGGGTCATGGCCGTGCTGCGTCTGGCCCTGCCTTGGGCCAACCTGCCCGCCACCACCGCGCTGGCCAGCCTGCGCCCCGAAGACGGACAGCGGCAGGGCCTTGCCGCGGGCGGCAACGTGCTCATGCCTTCCTTCACCCCGGCGGCGCGCCGGGCCGCCTACCGCATCTACGACCACAAGGCTGTGGTGGACATGGACGCCGTGCGGCGCGCCATCGCGGGCGCCGGGCTGGAGCATGCGCTGCCGGAAGCTTGGGCAGGGGAGGAAGGCAGGTTTTGA
- the hydG gene encoding [FeFe] hydrogenase H-cluster radical SAM maturase HydG yields MYDPHSLHAEEFIDHEEVQETLAWAAEHARDAGLIDGILAKAALCKGLSHREASVLLACELPDRVEALYRLANRIKHEFYGNRIVMFAPLYLSNYCVNSCVYCPYHARNKHIIRKKLTQEEVAREVIALQDMGHKRLALEAGEHPAMNPISYILDCIRTIYGIRHRNGAIRRVNVNIAATTVEEYRMLREAGIGTYILFQETYHKQSYEKLHPAGPKHDYAWHTEAMDRAMQGGIDDVGLGVLFGLEGYRYEFAALLMHAEHLEAVHGVGPHTISVPRIKKADDIDPDVFDNGIDDETFARICACIRVAVPYTGMIISTRESQAVREKVLPLGVSQISGASRTSVGGYCEPEPEDENSAQFDVSDRRTLDEVVRWLMDQGHIPSFCTACYREGRTGDRFMSLCKSRQILNCCHPNALLTLKEYLQDYASPATRAVGLDMIAKELDKIPSDKVRARTIRCLSAIEAGQRDFRF; encoded by the coding sequence ATGTACGATCCCCATTCCCTGCATGCCGAAGAATTCATAGATCACGAAGAGGTGCAGGAGACCCTTGCCTGGGCGGCGGAACATGCCCGCGATGCCGGGCTCATCGACGGCATCCTTGCCAAAGCCGCGCTCTGCAAGGGCCTGAGCCACCGGGAAGCCTCCGTCCTGCTGGCCTGTGAGCTGCCGGACAGGGTGGAGGCCCTGTACCGGCTGGCCAACCGCATCAAGCACGAGTTCTACGGCAACCGCATCGTCATGTTCGCGCCGCTGTACCTGTCCAATTACTGCGTCAACAGCTGCGTCTACTGCCCCTACCACGCCCGCAACAAGCACATCATCCGCAAGAAGCTGACCCAGGAGGAGGTGGCCCGCGAGGTCATCGCCCTGCAGGACATGGGCCACAAGCGCCTGGCCCTGGAAGCGGGCGAGCACCCCGCCATGAACCCCATCAGCTACATCCTCGACTGCATCCGCACCATCTACGGCATCCGTCACAGGAACGGGGCCATCCGCCGCGTCAACGTGAACATCGCGGCCACCACCGTGGAGGAATACCGGATGCTCAGGGAGGCGGGCATCGGCACCTACATCCTGTTCCAGGAGACCTACCACAAGCAGAGCTACGAAAAGCTCCATCCCGCGGGCCCCAAGCATGATTACGCCTGGCATACCGAAGCCATGGACCGCGCCATGCAGGGCGGCATCGACGACGTGGGCCTGGGCGTGCTCTTCGGCCTGGAAGGCTACCGCTACGAGTTCGCGGCCCTGCTCATGCATGCCGAGCATCTGGAGGCCGTACACGGCGTGGGCCCGCACACCATCAGCGTGCCGCGCATCAAGAAGGCCGACGACATCGACCCCGACGTCTTCGACAACGGTATCGACGACGAGACCTTTGCCCGCATCTGCGCCTGCATCCGTGTGGCCGTGCCCTACACCGGCATGATCATCTCCACCCGCGAGAGCCAGGCCGTGCGCGAAAAGGTGCTGCCCCTGGGCGTCTCGCAGATCAGCGGCGCGTCCCGCACCAGCGTGGGCGGCTACTGCGAGCCCGAACCCGAGGACGAGAACTCCGCCCAGTTCGATGTCAGCGACCGCCGCACCCTGGACGAGGTGGTCCGCTGGCTCATGGATCAGGGCCACATCCCCAGCTTCTGCACGGCCTGTTACCGCGAGGGCCGCACCGGCGACCGCTTCATGAGCCTGTGCAAGAGCCGCCAGATCCTCAACTGCTGCCACCCCAATGCCCTGCTGACCCTCAAGGAATATCTGCAGGACTATGCCTCGCCCGCCACCCGGGCCGTGGGCCTGGACATGATCGCGAAGGAACTGGACAAGATCCCCAGCGACAAGGTGCGCGCCCGCACCATCCGGTGCCTGAGCGCCATCGAGGCCGGGCAGCGGGACTTCCGCTTCTAG
- a CDS encoding iron hydrogenase small subunit, which produces MKMTHLTRRGFLRAACAVAGGAMISLRMAGVAVARFRDIRDYMLDRINGVYGADAAFPVRASQDNAQVRELYAAYLKQPLGPLSEKLLHTRWTDRSAGYRRLVEAGTFPNPRDVEMFAASPYPYEQKF; this is translated from the coding sequence ATGAAGATGACGCATCTGACCCGTCGCGGTTTCTTGCGTGCGGCCTGTGCGGTCGCGGGTGGCGCCATGATCAGTCTGCGCATGGCCGGTGTGGCCGTAGCCAGGTTCCGGGACATCAGGGACTACATGCTGGACCGCATCAACGGAGTCTACGGTGCGGATGCCGCCTTTCCCGTGCGGGCCTCGCAGGATAACGCCCAGGTCAGGGAACTGTATGCCGCCTATCTGAAGCAGCCGCTGGGCCCGCTTTCCGAGAAATTGCTGCATACCCGCTGGACGGACCGGTCCGCCGGGTACCGCCGTCTGGTGGAGGCGGGAACGTTCCCCAATCCCCGTGATGTAGAGATGTTCGCCGCTTCTCCCTATCCTTACGAACAGAAATTCTAG
- a CDS encoding [FeFe] hydrogenase, group A, with amino-acid sequence MKRIEMEHIGYVPHVPQPGPHPGTLPFVQIDAERCVGCDTCQEYCPTGAIFGEVGREHAIPHPEACINCGQCLTHCPELAIYEEQSWIPELEAALVRKDIRCIAMPAPAVRYALGDCFGLPVGSVSTGKMLSALKALGFAHCWDTEFAADVTIWEEASEFVERLAARRDLPQFTSCCPGWQKYAETFYPDLLPHFSSCKSPIGMNGALAKTYGAERMGYAPDTVYTVSIMPCIAKKYEGLRPELAASGRRDIDATITTRELAWLIKKAGIDFASLPDGGRDSLMGESSGGATIFGVSGGVMEAALRYAYEAITGGKPRSWDFRAVRGLDGLKEATLTIKGTELRVAVVHGARRFKKVCDEVRAGRSPYHFIEFMACPGGCVCGGGQPVMPTLLEQAQRRATSLYASLRQRLDRAEV; translated from the coding sequence ATGAAGCGCATCGAGATGGAGCATATCGGCTATGTGCCGCATGTGCCGCAGCCGGGGCCGCATCCCGGTACCCTGCCGTTCGTGCAGATCGATGCCGAACGTTGCGTCGGCTGTGATACCTGCCAGGAGTACTGCCCCACAGGGGCCATCTTTGGCGAGGTGGGGCGCGAGCACGCCATCCCGCATCCCGAAGCCTGCATCAACTGCGGCCAGTGCCTGACCCATTGTCCTGAGCTGGCCATCTATGAGGAACAGAGCTGGATTCCCGAGCTGGAAGCGGCGCTTGTCCGCAAGGATATCCGCTGCATCGCCATGCCCGCGCCCGCCGTGCGCTACGCCCTGGGCGACTGCTTCGGCCTGCCGGTGGGCTCGGTCAGCACGGGAAAGATGCTCTCCGCGCTCAAAGCCCTGGGCTTCGCCCATTGCTGGGACACGGAATTCGCCGCGGACGTGACCATTTGGGAAGAAGCCTCGGAATTCGTGGAACGCCTGGCCGCGCGTCGCGACCTGCCCCAGTTTACGTCCTGCTGTCCGGGCTGGCAGAAATATGCCGAGACCTTTTATCCCGACCTGCTGCCGCATTTCTCGTCCTGCAAGTCGCCCATAGGCATGAACGGTGCCCTGGCCAAGACCTACGGTGCGGAGCGCATGGGCTATGCTCCCGATACGGTCTACACCGTCTCCATCATGCCCTGTATCGCCAAGAAATACGAAGGGTTGCGGCCTGAGCTCGCGGCCAGTGGCCGGCGCGACATCGACGCCACCATCACGACCCGCGAGCTGGCCTGGCTCATCAAGAAAGCCGGTATCGACTTTGCCTCGCTGCCCGATGGCGGCCGCGACAGCCTGATGGGCGAATCGTCGGGCGGGGCCACCATCTTCGGCGTCAGCGGCGGTGTCATGGAAGCCGCCCTGCGCTACGCCTATGAAGCCATCACGGGCGGCAAGCCCCGGAGCTGGGATTTCAGGGCCGTGCGCGGACTGGACGGCCTCAAGGAAGCCACGCTGACCATCAAGGGCACGGAGCTGCGCGTAGCTGTGGTCCATGGAGCCAGACGTTTCAAAAAAGTGTGTGATGAGGTGCGTGCGGGCAGGTCGCCGTATCACTTCATCGAGTTCATGGCCTGTCCCGGAGGTTGCGTCTGCGGCGGCGGGCAGCCTGTCATGCCCACGTTGCTGGAGCAGGCCCAGCGCCGTGCCACCAGTCTGTATGCTTCGCTGCGGCAACGTCTTGACCGCGCGGAAGTTTAG
- a CDS encoding TM1266 family iron-only hydrogenase system putative regulator yields MVSQEKRIGVVALAIHDRQARAASVNSIISQYADLVVGRMGVPYRERGLSIIALLVDGNTDALGAMTGKLGNIPGVKVRSVLLTAAGRELSPKEDS; encoded by the coding sequence ATGGTCAGTCAGGAAAAACGGATAGGTGTGGTGGCCCTCGCCATCCACGACAGGCAGGCCCGGGCGGCTTCCGTCAACAGCATCATCAGCCAGTACGCTGATCTGGTGGTGGGGCGCATGGGCGTGCCGTACCGTGAGCGGGGCCTGAGCATCATCGCCCTGCTGGTGGACGGCAATACGGATGCCCTCGGGGCGATGACCGGAAAACTGGGGAACATCCCCGGTGTGAAAGTACGCAGCGTCCTGCTTACTGCCGCCGGGCGAGAGCTTTCCCCCAAGGAGGATTCATGA
- a CDS encoding monomeric [FeFe] hydrogenase yields MPATKSDNMLSSLRLGVIERLARSFWAGTLPEDVDRIPLLMRPRGSEIMSRCCIYKDRAILRERLRAAMGFRLEDETDDSIPLRAYAEEALERTEPNWPILTVCDIACQGCMRARYYVTDACQGCVARSCVGSCRFGAISFSRGRSTIDPDKCRNCGMCMDACPYHAIVRLNVPCETACPVRAIHKGDKGRAEIDFEKCTSCGRCMRACPFGAVMERSEVLPVLRALAGGRHVTALMAPAIVGQFPGGPARIVTALRGLGFSDVMEVALGADVTSQREAAEFVERMERGDSFMTTSCCPAYVEAVRRHAPELLPHVSETATPMHYTAELARERHPGTVTVFIGPCVAKRQEGLHDDMVDYVLTFEEVGALFDARGIVVEECEEHELERPSNEARGYAIAGGVAAAVEKMVGGRMEVRPVSVNGLSPQGLRKLQSFVKGGCPGNLVEVMTCAGGCVGGAGVVMPVAKGARAVENFAARGKV; encoded by the coding sequence ATGCCTGCTACCAAGAGTGACAATATGTTGAGTTCGCTGCGCCTCGGCGTCATCGAACGTCTGGCCCGTTCGTTCTGGGCCGGGACCCTGCCGGAAGACGTGGACCGCATCCCCCTGCTGATGCGCCCGCGCGGCAGCGAGATCATGAGCCGCTGCTGCATCTACAAGGACCGCGCCATCCTGCGCGAGCGCCTGCGCGCCGCCATGGGCTTCCGCCTCGAAGACGAGACGGACGACTCCATCCCGCTGCGCGCCTATGCCGAAGAGGCCCTGGAACGCACGGAACCCAACTGGCCCATCCTGACGGTCTGCGACATCGCCTGCCAGGGCTGCATGCGGGCCCGCTACTATGTGACCGATGCCTGCCAGGGCTGCGTGGCGCGTTCCTGTGTCGGCAGCTGCCGCTTCGGGGCCATCTCCTTCTCCCGCGGCCGCTCCACCATCGACCCCGACAAGTGCCGCAACTGCGGCATGTGCATGGACGCCTGCCCCTACCATGCCATCGTGCGCCTCAACGTCCCCTGCGAGACGGCCTGCCCGGTGCGCGCCATCCACAAGGGCGACAAGGGCCGTGCCGAGATCGACTTTGAAAAGTGCACCAGCTGCGGCCGCTGCATGCGTGCCTGTCCCTTCGGGGCGGTCATGGAGCGCAGCGAGGTGCTGCCCGTGCTCCGCGCCCTGGCCGGCGGCCGCCATGTGACGGCCCTCATGGCTCCGGCCATCGTGGGCCAGTTCCCCGGCGGCCCGGCCCGCATCGTCACGGCCCTGCGCGGTCTGGGCTTTTCCGATGTCATGGAAGTGGCCCTGGGCGCGGACGTGACCTCGCAGCGCGAGGCCGCGGAATTCGTGGAACGCATGGAACGCGGTGACAGCTTCATGACCACGTCCTGCTGCCCGGCCTATGTGGAAGCCGTGCGCCGCCATGCGCCCGAGCTCCTGCCCCATGTGTCGGAAACGGCCACGCCCATGCACTATACGGCGGAACTGGCCCGCGAGCGCCATCCCGGTACCGTGACGGTCTTCATCGGCCCCTGCGTGGCCAAGCGCCAGGAAGGCCTGCACGACGACATGGTGGACTATGTGCTCACCTTCGAGGAAGTGGGGGCCCTGTTCGATGCCCGCGGGATCGTGGTGGAAGAGTGCGAGGAACACGAGCTGGAGCGCCCCAGCAACGAGGCCCGCGGCTATGCCATCGCGGGCGGTGTGGCCGCCGCCGTGGAAAAGATGGTGGGCGGCCGCATGGAGGTGCGGCCCGTGTCCGTCAACGGCCTTTCTCCCCAGGGCCTCAGGAAACTGCAGTCCTTCGTCAAGGGCGGCTGCCCCGGCAACCTGGTGGAAGTCATGACCTGCGCGGGCGGCTGCGTGGGCGGCGCCGGTGTGGTGATGCCCGTCGCCAAGGGCGCCAGGGCCGTGGAGAACTTTGCCGCCAGGGGCAAGGTATAG
- a CDS encoding SPOR domain-containing protein, whose product MSSSRRAQDHPQQTPAAGLQLTLPVLVTAGVLFVAALVLAYLGGVMTGRAQWASSLEESRAALAAAAATDGQKDDAAGEGQAADADSAAEALAEASVLAASELRFSRALRAEPGARLEPVSPPLPAAQAPRPAAGEAPAYPPMPPGMQPAVPAGEKAPPPTPTDMYDFVFQLGAFRDAGIVDDLRQRLEGRGLRTRMERSGKLYLVMVVLRGTDERAREVEAIAQDMHLGKPLMRSRKPVPGRR is encoded by the coding sequence ATGTCCTCGTCCCGCCGCGCGCAGGATCATCCCCAGCAGACGCCCGCCGCAGGGCTGCAACTGACCCTGCCGGTCCTGGTGACGGCCGGCGTGCTTTTTGTGGCGGCCCTCGTCCTCGCCTATCTTGGCGGGGTGATGACCGGCCGTGCCCAGTGGGCCAGCAGCCTTGAAGAGTCCCGTGCGGCCCTGGCCGCGGCCGCTGCCACGGACGGACAAAAGGATGACGCCGCAGGGGAGGGCCAGGCCGCCGATGCGGACAGTGCGGCGGAGGCCCTGGCCGAGGCCTCGGTGCTGGCGGCCTCGGAGCTGCGCTTTTCCCGGGCCCTGCGTGCCGAGCCCGGCGCGCGTCTGGAGCCTGTCTCGCCGCCGTTGCCCGCCGCCCAGGCGCCCAGACCGGCGGCCGGGGAGGCCCCGGCCTATCCGCCCATGCCCCCGGGCATGCAGCCTGCCGTGCCCGCCGGGGAAAAAGCGCCGCCGCCCACCCCCACCGACATGTATGATTTCGTCTTCCAGCTGGGGGCCTTCCGTGATGCCGGCATCGTGGACGATCTGCGCCAGCGCCTGGAAGGGCGCGGCCTGCGCACCCGCATGGAGCGCAGCGGCAAGCTTTATCTGGTCATGGTGGTCCTGCGCGGCACGGACGAGCGGGCCCGCGAGGTGGAGGCCATCGCCCAGGACATGCATCTGGGCAAGCCGCTCATGCGCAGCCGCAAGCCTGTTCCCGGCCGCCGCTAG
- the hypB gene encoding hydrogenase nickel incorporation protein HypB, whose product MQIPVVRNVLEANEKIAASVREKLRERKILALNLISSPGAGKTTLLERTLHDLAGEFHMAVIEGDLQTDNDARRVAATGAQAVQINTDGGCHLDSNMIMTALESLDLDGVDILFIENVGNLVCPVEFDCGEDAKVALLSVTEGDDKPEKYPLLFNLAKAMVLNKVDLLPYVDFDRERARDFATRLNKELAVFEVSCRDGSGLEGWYQWLRDMRAGKL is encoded by the coding sequence ATGCAAATTCCTGTGGTGCGCAACGTTCTGGAAGCCAATGAAAAGATAGCGGCCAGCGTGCGCGAGAAACTGCGCGAGCGCAAGATCCTGGCCCTGAATCTGATCTCGTCGCCGGGCGCCGGCAAGACGACCCTGCTGGAACGCACCCTGCATGACCTGGCCGGCGAGTTCCACATGGCCGTCATCGAAGGCGACCTGCAGACCGACAACGATGCCCGCCGCGTGGCGGCCACGGGCGCCCAGGCCGTTCAGATCAACACCGACGGCGGCTGCCACCTGGACAGCAACATGATCATGACGGCCCTGGAGAGCCTGGACCTGGACGGGGTGGACATCCTGTTCATCGAGAACGTGGGCAATCTGGTCTGCCCCGTGGAATTCGACTGCGGCGAAGACGCCAAGGTGGCCCTGCTGAGCGTGACCGAAGGCGACGACAAGCCCGAAAAATACCCCCTGCTGTTCAACCTGGCCAAGGCCATGGTGCTGAACAAGGTGGACCTGCTGCCCTATGTGGACTTCGACCGCGAACGGGCGCGGGACTTTGCCACCCGCCTCAACAAGGAACTGGCCGTGTTCGAGGTCTCCTGCCGTGACGGTTCCGGCCTGGAAGGCTGGTACCAGTGGCTGCGCGACATGCGCGCCGGCAAGCTGTAA
- a CDS encoding hydrogenase maturation nickel metallochaperone HypA — protein sequence MHEMSIAQSILDIALEEIARQGCDRLDLIRVECGALAGVVPDSLQFCFEALVQGGPHAAARLEVVSLPLRLRCSACGRTFGGEGQEALWQPCPACGALTGHTVEQGKELQISHLEASASGGQDS from the coding sequence ATGCACGAAATGTCCATCGCCCAAAGCATCCTGGACATAGCTCTGGAAGAGATCGCCAGACAGGGCTGTGACCGGCTCGACCTCATCCGTGTGGAATGCGGCGCCCTGGCCGGCGTGGTGCCGGACTCGCTGCAGTTCTGCTTCGAGGCCCTGGTGCAGGGCGGCCCGCATGCGGCTGCCCGGCTCGAAGTGGTGTCCCTTCCCCTGCGGCTGCGCTGTTCCGCCTGCGGGCGGACCTTTGGCGGCGAGGGGCAGGAAGCCCTCTGGCAGCCGTGCCCGGCGTGCGGCGCCCTGACAGGTCACACGGTGGAGCAGGGCAAGGAGCTGCAGATCAGTCATCTGGAAGCCTCCGCCAGCGGGGGCCAGGATTCATAA
- a CDS encoding AMIN domain-containing protein, whose protein sequence is MNKIFLWIVLAVIILGLLLILLNTRMGQSGDAQAPADNSVSAPVTPAPPVAQPPLPVTPGSPADGEKLAAAGVKPSPAAVERGFAFDTGEETAAATAGDTAPAGPGMAPPAAAGHDEKARPVPAPAPAEKKAEKPAAKPQPAPRKAAPAPREQTITNFVVFVRDGGATIRLDASSPIRFKHLELTSPARVVVDLHGTWKLSEPGVPKGEMVKDVRLGKKGGDTRIVIDLHAKARTRYILTRGKKRLDIRLDKTK, encoded by the coding sequence ATGAACAAGATCTTTCTCTGGATAGTCCTCGCGGTCATCATCCTTGGCCTGCTGCTCATCCTGCTCAACACGCGCATGGGCCAGTCCGGCGACGCCCAGGCCCCTGCCGACAACAGCGTCTCCGCCCCCGTGACGCCCGCGCCGCCCGTTGCCCAGCCCCCCCTGCCCGTGACGCCCGGCAGCCCTGCCGATGGTGAAAAACTGGCCGCCGCCGGGGTCAAGCCTTCTCCCGCCGCCGTGGAACGCGGCTTCGCCTTCGATACCGGGGAAGAAACAGCGGCCGCGACGGCCGGGGACACGGCTCCCGCAGGCCCGGGCATGGCCCCGCCCGCCGCTGCCGGCCATGACGAAAAGGCCCGGCCTGTCCCGGCTCCTGCTCCGGCGGAGAAAAAGGCGGAAAAGCCCGCCGCCAAACCCCAGCCCGCGCCCCGCAAGGCGGCCCCCGCCCCCAGGGAGCAGACCATCACCAACTTCGTGGTCTTCGTGCGCGACGGCGGCGCCACCATCCGCCTGGACGCCTCGTCGCCCATCCGCTTCAAGCATCTGGAGCTGACCAGCCCCGCCCGCGTGGTGGTGGACCTGCACGGCACCTGGAAACTCAGCGAGCCCGGCGTGCCCAAGGGCGAGATGGTCAAGGACGTGCGCCTGGGCAAGAAGGGCGGCGACACCCGCATCGTCATCGACCTGCACGCCAAGGCCAGGACCCGCTACATCCTGACCAGGGGCAAGAAGCGCCTGGACATCCGTCTGGACAAGACCAAGTGA
- the proC gene encoding pyrroline-5-carboxylate reductase: MSMSIGCVGCGNMGGAILAGLAASSLDCTLYGHTRTAARMAPLEAAGVTRLDSAGELARKARYVVMAVKPYQIEALLAGMAPDFGPDTVVISVAAGISIARLQAAVGGRCPVVRCMPNTPALVGKGVFALCFDDKVPAAGKEDILRFFSQLGVCLELPESRFTAFSALIGAGPAYVFGMMQGLVQAGVTLGLGRKECRDMVAALFEGSAVMAARSDTPLMELRDQVCSPGGLTIAGVNVLDRAGLSGLLVDAVLAADQRGREMEKE; the protein is encoded by the coding sequence ATGAGCATGAGCATCGGTTGTGTGGGTTGCGGCAACATGGGCGGGGCCATCCTGGCCGGTCTTGCCGCTTCTTCCCTGGACTGCACCCTGTATGGCCATACGCGCACGGCGGCACGCATGGCGCCTCTGGAAGCGGCGGGCGTCACCCGTCTGGATTCGGCCGGCGAGCTGGCCCGCAAGGCCCGCTATGTGGTCATGGCCGTCAAACCCTACCAGATCGAGGCCCTGCTGGCCGGGATGGCGCCCGATTTCGGGCCCGACACGGTGGTCATCTCCGTGGCGGCGGGCATCAGCATCGCCCGTCTGCAGGCGGCCGTGGGCGGCCGCTGCCCCGTGGTGCGCTGCATGCCCAACACGCCCGCGCTGGTGGGCAAGGGCGTGTTCGCCCTCTGTTTCGACGACAAGGTCCCGGCGGCGGGCAAGGAGGACATCCTGCGCTTCTTCAGCCAGCTGGGTGTCTGCCTGGAGCTGCCGGAGTCCCGCTTCACGGCCTTCTCGGCCCTCATCGGCGCCGGGCCTGCCTATGTGTTCGGCATGATGCAGGGGCTGGTGCAGGCCGGCGTCACCCTGGGCCTGGGCCGCAAGGAATGCCGCGACATGGTGGCGGCCCTGTTCGAAGGTTCGGCCGTCATGGCGGCCCGCAGCGACACGCCGCTTATGGAATTGCGCGACCAGGTCTGCTCGCCCGGCGGCCTGACCATCGCCGGGGTCAATGTCCTGGACAGGGCGGGCCTTTCCGGCCTGCTGGTGGACGCGGTGCTGGCCGCCGACCAGCGCGGCAGGGAAATGGAAAAGGAATAA